The Vitis riparia cultivar Riparia Gloire de Montpellier isolate 1030 chromosome 10, EGFV_Vit.rip_1.0, whole genome shotgun sequence genome includes a region encoding these proteins:
- the LOC117923806 gene encoding G-type lectin S-receptor-like serine/threonine-protein kinase At1g11300: MEIISLKSVIPLLLLLSVICFGFCTAIDTMTSTRFIEDPETLVSNGSAFKLGFFSLADSTNRYVGIWYSTPSLSTVIWVANRDKPLNDSSGIVTISEDGNLLVMNGQKEIVWSSNVSNAAANSSAQLLDSGNLVLRDNSGSITWESIQHPSDSLLPQMKISTDTNTGEKVVLTSWKSPSDPSIGSLSAGINPLSIPQLFIWNGSHPYWRSGPWNGQIFIGVPTMNSVFLNGFQVVDDKEGTAYVSFTVANSSIFLYYVLTPQGTVEETYREYGKEEWEVTWRTNNSECDVYGTCGAFGICNSGNSPICSCLRGYEPKYIEEWSRGNWTSGCVRKTPLQCERTNSSGQQGKLDGFFRLTTVKVPDFADWSLALEDECREQCLKNCSCMAYSYYSGIGCMSWSGNLIDLQKFTQRGADLYIRLAHSELDKKRDMKAIISVTIVIGTIAIAVCIYFSGRWIGRQAVTEKSKEILPSDRGDVYQIYDTNMLRDNVNRVKLELPLLDLEKLAAATDNFHEANKLGQGGFGPVYRGKLPGGQEIAVKRLSRASAQGLEEFMNEVMVISKIQHRNLVRLLGCCTEGDEKMLIYEYMPNKSLDAFLFDPLKRESLDWRRRFSIIEGIGRGLLYLHRDSRLRIIHRDLKASNILLDENLNAKISDFGMARIFGGNQDQANTMRVVGTYGYMSPEYAMGGRFSEKSDVFSFGVLLLEIVSGRKNNGHQYDEQYLSLLVYAWTLWCKHNIKELIDETMADACFQEEISRCIHVGLLCVQESAKDRPSMSTVLSMLSSEIAHLPSPKQPPFLEKQTVIDTESSQPRENKCSSNQVTVTIIQGR, translated from the exons CTCTAATGGAAGTGCCTTCAAACTGGGTTTCTTTAGCCTTGCCGATTCAACCAACCGCTACGTTGGCATCTGGTACAGCACCCCTTCTTTATCTACTGTCATATGGGTGGCTAACAGGGACAAACCCCTCAATGATTCCTCTGGGATTGTGACCATATCTGAAGATGGTAATCTTCTGGTTATGAACGGCCAGAAAGAGATTGTTTGGTCCTCAAATGTTTCAAATGCAGCAGCAAATTCAAGTGCTCAGCTTTTAGATTCTGGAAACCTTGTTCTGCGAGATAACAGCGGAAGCATCACATGGGAGAGCATCCAACATCCTTCTGATTCACTTTTGCCACAGATGAAAATCAGCACTGATACAAATACTGGTGAGAAGGTAGTACTAACATCATGGAAATCTCCCTCTGATCCGTCTATTGGAAGTCTCTCTGCAGGAATAAACCCTCTAAGCATTCCTCAACTATTCATCTGGAATGGCAGTCATCCATATTGGCGAAGTGGTCCATGGAACGGTCAGATCTTTATTGGAGTACCCACAATGAATTCAGTTTTCCTCAATGGATTTCAGGTGGTTGATGATAAAGAAGGTACTGCTTATGTATCTTTTACTGTGGCAAATTCGtctatctttttatattatgtcTTGACTCCCCAAGGAACAGTAGAGGAAACATATAGGGAGTACGGGAAGGAGGAGTGGGAGGTTACTTGGAGGACCAATAATAGCGAGTGTGATGTTTATGGTACATGTGGGGCATTTGGAATCTGTAATTCAGGGAATTCACCAATTTGCAGCTGTTTGAGAGGGTACGAGCCAAAGTATATAGAGGAATGGAGTAGAGGAAATTGGACTAGTGGATGTGTGAGGAAGACGCCACTACAATGTGAAAGAACAAACAGCAGCGGTCAACAGGGCAAACTAGACGGATTTTTTAGGCTAACAACAGTGAAGGTTCCAGACTTTGCGGATTGGTCTCTTGCTCTCGAAGATGAATGCAGAGAGCAGTGCTTGAAGAATTGTTCTTGCATGGCTTATTCATATTATAGTGGCATCGGTTGTATGTCATGGAGTGGAAACTTGATCGATTTGCAAAAATTCACTCAAAGGGGGGCAGATCTTTACATTCGCCTTGCGCATtcagaactag ATAAGAAGAGAGACATGAAAGCAATTATTTCTGTTACAATCGTAATAGGAACAATTGCCATTGCCGTCTGTATATATTTCTCAGGGAGGTGGATAGGCAGACAAGCAG TGACGGAGAAAAGCAAGGAGATTTTACCATCTGACAGGGGGGATGTATATCAAATTTATGATACAAATATGCTTAGAGATAACGTGAACCGAGTTAAACTTGAGTTACCACTTCTGGACCTTGAGAAGCTGGCAGCTGCAACAGACAACTTTCATGAGGCCAATAAGCTTGGACAGGGTGGTTTTGGTCCAGTATACAGG GGAAAATTGCCAGGAGGACAAGAAATAGCTGTGAAAAGACTTTCAAGAGCATCTGCACAGGGTCTAGAAGAATTCATGAATGAGGTGATGGTGATTTCTAAAATCCAACACCGGAATCTTGTTAGACTTCTTGGTTGTTGCACTGAAGGAGATGAAAAGATGTTGATCTATGAGTACATGCCAAACAAAAGCCTGGATGCCTTTCTCTTTG ATCCTCTCAAGAGAGAGTCTTTGGATTGGAGAAGACGCTTCAGCATTATTGAAGGGATTGGAAGGGGCCTCCTTTACCTTCACAGGGATTCTAGATTAAGAATCATTCATCGGGACCTAAAGGCAAGTAACATTTTGTTGGATGAAAACCTGAACGCTAAGATTTCAGACTTTGGTATGGCAAGGATATTTGGAGGCAATCAGGATCAAGCCAATACAATGAGGGTCGTGGGAACGTA TGGCTATATGTCCCCTGAGTATGCAATGGGAGGACGATTTTCAGAAAAATCTGATGTATTCAGCTTTGGGGTATTGTTATTGGAGATTGTAAGTGGGAGAAAGAACAATGGTCATCAATATGATGAGCAGTATTTGAGCCTTTTGGTATAT GCATGGACACTCTGGTGCAAACACAACATCAAAGAACTAATAGATGAAACCATGGCAGATGCATGCTTCCAAGAGGAGATATCAAGATGCATACATGTGGGACTGTTATGTGTGCAagaatcagctaaagataggcCATCCATGTCAACTGTTCTGTCTATGCTCTCTAGTGAAATTGCACATCTTCCTTCCCCAAAGCAACCTCCATTCTTAGAGAAGCAGACTGTGATAGATACTGAGTCTTCTCAACCGAGAGAAAACAAATGTTCTTCAAACCAAGTCACTGTTACAATCATTCAGGGCCGATAG